GCGGTCCACGGTGATGCTCACGTGCAGAACCTGATGATCACAGGTGGAACTGCGACCCTCATCGACTTCGAGCGATTCGCATGGGGGCAACCGGAGTGGGATCTCGCGGTTACGGCAACCGAGTACGTGACGGCTGGTTGGTGGACTGACGAGCAGTATGGGCTGTTCGCCGATGCCTACGGTTACGACATCACGCAGTGGGAGGGGTTCGACGTTCTGCGACAGATCAATGAAGTCAAAATGACCACTTGGCTGATGCAGAACGTGAACGAGTCGGAGGAAATCGCGCGTGAGTACGAGCGGCGGATGAACACGCTCCGCTCGGGTGAAGCCACGCGGGATTGGCAGGCTTTCTAACCCTTACGCGACGCGTGAGAGCATGACGGCGGAACCGAGGGTAAAGTTGGGGTAATTGCGCAACACACCCTCGGCGAAGTGAGTCACGAGCGGGTTCTTGGGGTGCGTTTTGTTCAGCGCGTCGTAAAAGTCCGTCAAGTACCTCACGTAGCGGCTGGACTGGAGCGGTCCGGCGAGGTCGACCGCATCGAGCGCCAACGCGACAGCCTCGTCCGGACTGCCGTTCGTGAGTGCACCCGCTGCGGTGACCATCCCGATGAACGCGCGCGTCCTGGGTGGTGTCGCCTCCGGTGCGATCGCCTGGGCGGCGAAGAGTCGCGTCTCCTCCGCTCGACCCAGGTCGCGGAACCCGTGCGCTGCCTCGCCGGACAGCTCCTCGGCGTTGAAGTACTTGATCCAGTCGGGTTCGTTGTCTGGTGAGTAGTGCTCGAAGATCCGTTCGGCCTGCGTGAGCACACGGGCGAACTCCGCGGCCTGGCCGCTGCTGGCGAGTGCACGTGCCTCCATCGCCAGGAACATCGAGCGGACGGCGGGAGTCGCCTTGTCGCCGGTCGCGGTCCGGGCTGCGCGCGCCAACTGGACCGCGTCAGCGTGGTGACCGAGGTAGTTCGCCTGGTGGCTCAGGTTGGCCAGCAGTCGGCCACCGATGATCGAGTCGCTTGCTTCGCGCGCGAGGCGCAACCCCTGCACGAAGTAGCGTTGAGCCGCCGCGTGCCGTCCGGCGTCGTAGGCGCTCCAGCCGAGCAACTGCGCCACTTCCGCAGCGGCGCTGAACAGGTCTCGCCTGACCGGTCCTGGGTGCGGTTGGCGCAGTAGCGGTGCGATCTCGGTCTTGAAGTAGAAGAGCAGCATCCGCCTGACGTGACCGCCGCCGAACTTGAAGTCCAGGTCCATCAGGTGCGCTGCGGTCGCCCGGATCGCTGCGGCTGCGGGACCGGCTGAACGAAGGCTCTCGCCGACTTCGAGGCTGTCGCCGAACAGGTAGCCCGTGATGACGCCCGGCGTCGCCGCGCTGGTCCACCCGGAACGAGCCAACCCCGGTTGGTCCTCAAGGTCGGCCGCAGTGAGTTGGCCCAGCAGTTCGACGGCTGTGGAGGAGCTTGCCGGGTAGTCGGCCGCCGACGCTGTCGCGTCCGGTCCGACCGGCTGCAACGTCGAGGAGAAGCCGATTTCTTCGAGGGACACCGGGCGCCCCAGCTTCGAGCCCAGGGCCAAGGCGATGTACTGCTGCGTCGCCGCTTTCGGGCTGGTGCCGTCAAACCACCGCTTCACGGATACGTGATCGGCAGCGATCGTCTGCCCGTCCCGCGCGGCCAACTCGCGTACACGTGCGGCCAGGCCCTTTGCTCCCGCCGCCCGCATCACGTCACCTAGAAGGCGGTTCGGCTCGCGCGTCACCCCCTATGGGTCCACCTCGGCCACGGGTGCGTGCACCCTCACAAGCACCCCCCAAGCACCCCCTCGTGTCCGCGTGCACCCCTGCGAACACACTGCCATACACCTGCTGACCTGGCGTTTGCTATTCCCATGACACGCCGGGTGAGCTGGAATTCATCCTCCTGCGCCTCCGCCTCCTCCCGGAGGAGGTCCGGGAGATCAGCGATCAGGTCGACCGTCTTCGGGACCACCGATCCCTTCGAGAGACGCCACCCGACGCCGAACGACCGATCCCGCTGGCGGACTGGTGTGTCGCCATGTTGGTGGAAAGGCGTTCGAAGGCGTCGAACCTCGACGGTCCGATCTTTCCCAGTTCGACCGGCACGATTCGTGAAGCGACCAACGTCCGCAATCGCGCCTGGAAGCCGTTCATCACCCGAGCGGGCTACGAATGGGTGACTTTCCGAACCTTCCGCAGGACCGTCGCCACGCTGTTGGACGAAGCGGGTCTGACGGCGAGGCAGATCGCCGACCTGCTCGGCCACTCCCGGCCGTCGATGACGCAGGACGTGTACATGGGGCGCAGGTCACCGGGTCGGGCGGCGGCGGATGCGCTTGGCGCTGTCATCCGCGTAAGTGAGGGGTAGATGAGGGCTTCGAGGTTGCTCGGTCCCCGACCCATCGTCGTGACCAGCGGGTTTGGTGGGCCGCCAGGGACTCGAACCCTGAACCCGAAGATTAAAAGTCTCCTGCTCTGCCAATTGAGCTAGCAGCCCTTGGTCGACAGCTTACCGAGGCGGCGCCCGTCGGTGAGCGAGGTGGTCGGGTCCGGGGTGTGGGTGGCGTCACGTCCGGGCGGTGGTGGGGGCTGCGGTGCTGGTCAGGGGGTTCCAACGATCGCGATCACGGCGCGCGGGCTAACGTGGGGCCGGTGCGGGTGGTCACTTGGAACGTCAACTCGATCAAGCAGCGGGCGCCGCGGTTCTTGCCGTGGCTCGACCAGCGGCGGCCCGATGTGGTGTGCCTGCAGGAGACGAAGCTCGCCGACGACGCCTTCACAGCGCTGCTCGGGGACGAGCTGGCCTCGCGCGGGTACGAGGTGGCGGTGCACGGGGAGGGGCGCTGGAACGGGGTGGCGGTCCTGTCCCGGGTCGGGTTGGACGACGTGGTCACCGGGCTCGCCGGTGGGCCGGGGTTCCCGCACCAGGAGGCGCGGGCGGTGGCGGCGACGTGCGGTGGGGTGCGGGTGCACTCCGTGTACGTGCCGAACGGGCGGGAGCCCGACTCCGACCACTACCGCTACAAGCTGGCCTGGCTCGCGGCGTTGCGGGACGTGGTGGCGGACGGGCCGGAGGACGCGGTGGTCTGCGGTGACGTCAACATCGCGCCGGCCGACGCGGACGTGTTCGACCCGGCGGCCTTCGCCGGCCACACGCACGTGACCGCGCCGGAGCGGGAGGCGCTGGCGGCGCTGCAGGCGCTCGGGCTGCACGACGTGGTCCGCGACCGGTGGCCGGACGAGCGGGTCTTCAGCTACTGGGACTACCGCGCCGGGATGTTCCACCAGGACCTCGGCATGAGGATCGACCTGGTGCTCGCCTCGACCCCGGTGTCGGCCAGGGTGAAGGCCGCGTGGGTCGACCGGCAGGCCCGCAAGGGCACCGGCCCGAGCGACCACGCGCCCGTCGTGGTCGACCTGGACGAAGCCCCGGACGGCGACATCGGACCGGTGGTGCCGCCGCCGTCCGCGCCCCGCGCCCGCAAGTCGGTCAAGGTCCCCCGGTAGGGGTCCCTAGCCCGCCAGCTCGTCGCGTTCCAGGTCGGCGCTCCACGGCACCTCCGGCGACTTCGGCCGCGACGCCGACGCCAGCGCCAGCACCACGCGCAGCGCCACGTCGCGGACACCGGTCAGCCGACGCGCCCGGGCCAGCCGGTTGAGCCGGAGCGACCGCGCGGCCAGCCGCTGCGTCACCCGCCTGCGCTTCGCGTCGTAGGCCCGCAGGCCCGCGTTGACGTCACCGGTCAGGCACTCGGCCAGCACCACCCCGTCGATGATCGCCTGGCATGCGCCCTGCCCGAGGTCCGGTGTCATGGCGTGCGCGGCGTCGCCGAGGAGCGCCACCCGGCCGGAGACGAAGCTCGGCAACGGCGCCAGGTGCAGCAGTTCGTGCCGCAGCACGTCGGTGGCCGCGGCGAGCACCCGAGGGATCGGGTCGTGCCAGTCGGCGAACAGCGAAAGGTCCTCGGCCATCGCGTACCAGTTGGTGCGGCCGTCGGCCTGCGGGGTGAGGCCGAACTTGCCGCCGCGGCCCCAGGTCTCGCCGCCGACCTCGACCGGGACGTCCACGGCGCCGCGCCACCCGATCGCCCCGGATCGCCGGACCTGGGTGTCCGACACCCCGTCGAACACCTCGTCGCGCACCGCGCTGTGGATGCCGTCGGCGCCCACGACCAGGTCGTACCCAGCGGCGTCGGCCAGGCCCGCGGACATGTCGAAGCGGACCACCCCGTCCGGCAGCGCGCCGGCGAGCGCGCGGAGCAGCGCCGGCCGGGTGACCAGGTGCACCCCGCCCGCCCCGAGGGTCCCGATCACCGCGCCGTCCGGTTTGCGCAGCACCCCGTCGTCCTGCCGCCGGCCGGCCTGCCAGACCGCGTCGCCGACCCCGAGCCGGTCCAACGCCGCCAGCGCGTCGGGCCAGATCGCGAGCCCGGTCCCGACCCGCGGCAACGCCGGCTCGCGCTCGAAGACGACCACCTCCCACCCGTGCCGTCGCAACCCGGTGGCCGCAGCCAGGCCGCCGACCCCTCCACCGATCACCGCTGCCCGCCGCGCTCCCATGCCGGCCAACCTACTACAGGTGTAGTACCGAGAACTACGGGTGTAGTGTGCCGGTCGATGAGCAGGCAGCAGCAGGTGCTCGACGCCGCGATCCGGGTGCTCGGCACGGGCGGTCCGCGGCAGCTCACCCACCGCGCCGTCGACGCCGAGGCCGGCCTGCCGCCGGGGTCGACGTCCAACCACTTCCGCACCCGCGACGCGCTGGTCGGCGCGGTCCTCGGTCGCCTCCTCGAACGCGAGACCGCGCTGTGGGGCGACCTGGCCGGTGACGTCGGCACCCCCGAAGCGCTCGCCCGCGCGGTCGGAGCCCTGGTCGAGCGGCTGGCTGAGGACCGGGTCCTCACGCTCGCCCGGCACGCGCTGTTCGTCGAGGTCGCCCACCGCCCCGAGCTCCGCGCCCACGTGGACCGGGCGCACCGCGGGATCGCGGGCTGGGCGCTGCCGCTGATCACCCGCCTCGGCTCTACCGACCCGACCGCGGACCTGGCGCTGCTCCTCGCCGTGATCGACGGCCTGCTGGCCAACCAGCTGGCCAACCCGTCGCCGCGGTTCGACCCGACGGTAGCCGTTCGCGCGGTGCTTCGGGGGGTGCTCGGCAGTTGATCGCTCCGCCATCATGTGGCCCCACCCA
This genomic window from Saccharothrix sp. HUAS TT1 contains:
- a CDS encoding tyrosine-type recombinase/integrase, which translates into the protein MPLADWCVAMLVERRSKASNLDGPIFPSSTGTIREATNVRNRAWKPFITRAGYEWVTFRTFRRTVATLLDEAGLTARQIADLLGHSRPSMTQDVYMGRRSPGRAAADALGAVIRVSEG
- a CDS encoding exodeoxyribonuclease III translates to MGPVRVVTWNVNSIKQRAPRFLPWLDQRRPDVVCLQETKLADDAFTALLGDELASRGYEVAVHGEGRWNGVAVLSRVGLDDVVTGLAGGPGFPHQEARAVAATCGGVRVHSVYVPNGREPDSDHYRYKLAWLAALRDVVADGPEDAVVCGDVNIAPADADVFDPAAFAGHTHVTAPEREALAALQALGLHDVVRDRWPDERVFSYWDYRAGMFHQDLGMRIDLVLASTPVSARVKAAWVDRQARKGTGPSDHAPVVVDLDEAPDGDIGPVVPPPSAPRARKSVKVPR
- a CDS encoding FAD-dependent monooxygenase, with translation MGARRAAVIGGGVGGLAAATGLRRHGWEVVVFEREPALPRVGTGLAIWPDALAALDRLGVGDAVWQAGRRQDDGVLRKPDGAVIGTLGAGGVHLVTRPALLRALAGALPDGVVRFDMSAGLADAAGYDLVVGADGIHSAVRDEVFDGVSDTQVRRSGAIGWRGAVDVPVEVGGETWGRGGKFGLTPQADGRTNWYAMAEDLSLFADWHDPIPRVLAAATDVLRHELLHLAPLPSFVSGRVALLGDAAHAMTPDLGQGACQAIIDGVVLAECLTGDVNAGLRAYDAKRRRVTQRLAARSLRLNRLARARRLTGVRDVALRVVLALASASRPKSPEVPWSADLERDELAG
- a CDS encoding TetR/AcrR family transcriptional regulator; amino-acid sequence: MSRQQQVLDAAIRVLGTGGPRQLTHRAVDAEAGLPPGSTSNHFRTRDALVGAVLGRLLERETALWGDLAGDVGTPEALARAVGALVERLAEDRVLTLARHALFVEVAHRPELRAHVDRAHRGIAGWALPLITRLGSTDPTADLALLLAVIDGLLANQLANPSPRFDPTVAVRAVLRGVLGS